From a region of the Danaus plexippus chromosome 8, MEX_DaPlex, whole genome shotgun sequence genome:
- the LOC116775448 gene encoding inositol monophosphatase 1, with protein MIIKQSYTHCGLIYRVLLFSANSRKNLHYYRFLNSIPYIMSDEITNYFNVAVDLVKNAGNLISEFRSGCKVFEVKSSDIDLVTEIDKKVEETLIGGLSKSFPSHKFIGEESVASGDKCILSDDPTWIIDPVDGTLNFIHGYPCSCISVGLAINKKVVAGIIYNPVLNQLFTAIEGKGAFLNSTPIHVSQVKELRNALISFEAGTSRDEERQKLVLENFKLITTKGQGVRCLGSAALNMAMVAMGGSDAYFEFGIHAWDIAAGDIIIREAGGVCIDPAGEPLDLLSRRVLCASTPELAQELAKSLKQFYPERD; from the coding sequence atgattattaagCAGTCTTATACTCACTGTGGTCTGATATACCGGGTTCTACTATTTTCGGCTAATTCAAGGAAAAATTTACACTATTATCGTTTCCTAAATTcaattccatacataatgtcTGACGAAATtaccaattattttaatgttgctGTGGATTTAGTGAAAAATGCGGGAAACCTTATAAGTGAGTTTCGATCAGGGTGTAAAGTTTTCGAAGTTAAATCGTCGGATATTGATTTAGTAACAGAAATAGACAAGAAAGTCGAGGAAACTCTTATAGGGGGCTTATCGAAGAGTTTTCCCAGTCACAAGTTTATTGGGGAAGAATCTGTTGCCAGCGGAGACAAATGTATACTTTCAGACGATCCTACATGGATAATCGACCCCGTCGATGGAAcccttaattttattcatggcTATCCTTGTAGCTGCATATCTGTTGGTCTGGCCATAAACAAAAAGGTTGTTGCTGGTATCATATACAATCCTGTCTTAAACCAATTATTCACAGCTATTGAAGGTAAAGGTGCTTTCCTTAACAGTACACCTATACATGTCTCCCAGGTCAAGGAGCTGAGAAATGCTCTAATATCATTTGAAGCTGGGACTAGTCGTGACGAAGAGAGACAGAAACTGGTgttagagaattttaaattaataactacaaAGGGACAAGGTGTCAGATGTTTAGGATCTGCGGCTTTAAATATGGCCATGGTTGCAATGGGAGGTTCAGATGCGTACTTTGAGTTTGGCATACATGCTTGGGATATAGCGGCTGGAGACATTATCATTAGAGAGGCCGGTGGAGTCTGTATTGATCCTGCCGGAGAACCTCTCGATCTACTGTCCAGGAGAGTTTTGTGTGCCTCAACTCCCGAACTTGCCCAAGAATTAGCCAAATCTCTTAAACAGTTTTATCCCGAGCGAGATTAA